One Cryptomeria japonica chromosome 9, Sugi_1.0, whole genome shotgun sequence genomic window carries:
- the LOC131066713 gene encoding LOW QUALITY PROTEIN: xyloglucan endotransglucosylase protein 2 (The sequence of the model RefSeq protein was modified relative to this genomic sequence to represent the inferred CDS: inserted 2 bases in 1 codon): MLPKILLVFLAMVAHPVMAGTPRRSIDVPFQENYVPSWAAYHIKYIDGGKQVTLSLDNSTGTGFQSKDKYLFVNFSMHIKMIPGDSAGTVTAFYLSSQNSESMNSEHDEIDFEFLGNRSGQPYILQTNVYSGGKGDREQRIYLWFDPTKDFHSYSVLRNVQQTLLFVDDVPIRVFKNSKFWGARNPFNQPMKIYSSLWNADDWATRGGLEKTDWSKAPFVATYKGFHIDGCKASSXLIHCPLLGRKWWDQKEFDDLDGLQWRRLRWVRDKHTIYNYCNDRVRYPNMPPECRRDRDI, translated from the exons ATGCTGCCCAAAATATTGCTGGTTTTCTTAGCAATGGTAGCTCATCCTGTCATGGCTGGCACACCTAGGAGGTCTATAGATGTGCCATTCCAAGAGAACTATGTTCCCTCGTGGGCTGCTTATCATATAAAGTACATTGATGGTGGGAAACAGGTCACACTTTCTCTGGACAACTCAACAG GTACTGGTTTCCAATCTAAGGACAAATACTTGTTTGTGAACTTCAGTATGCATATAAAGATGATTCCTGGTGACTCTGCAGGCACTGTCACTGCTTTTTAT CTGTCATCACAGAACTCAGAGTCTATGAACTCAGAGCATGATGAGATAGACTTTGAGTTCTTAGGCAACAGGTCTGGGCAGCCATATATTCTTCAAACCAATGTGTATAGTGGAGGAAAAGGAGACAGAGAGCAGCGCATTTACCTCTGGTTTGATCCCACCAAAGATTTCCATTCCTACTCTGTTCTTCGGAACGTGCAGCAGACTCT ATTGTTTGTAGATGATGTTCCAATCAGAGTTTTCAAGAACAGCAAGTTTTGGGGAGCGAGGAATCCATTCAATCAGCCTATGAAGATCTACTCAAGCCTGTGGAATGCAGATGACTGGGCCACAAGAGGAGGACTTGAGAAAACTGACTGGAGCAAAGCACCATTTGTTGCAACATACAAGGGATTCCACATTGATGGGTGTAAAGCATCATC CCTGATACACTGTCCATTACTAGGCAGGAAATGGTGGGATCAGaaggaatttgatgatttggatggatTGCAGTGGAGAAGGCTGAGATGGGTGAGAGACAAGCATACAATCTACAACTACTGTAATGACAGAGTGAGATATCCAAACATGCCTCCTGAGTGTCGTAGAGACAGGGACATCTAG